TCTTTCAGCTATTTCATAGACCTAGGCATGCTGGCATAGTGGCATGCTCCCTTTAGAACCTTTCTGCAAAAGAAATGCATGTCAAGCTGGAAGATGGCTTCTGTTGTTTTTCCTTTACCATTGCGCCTTGTATGTAAGGATAGGTCAGGAACAGGTTGTCCCAAAATCCATGCTACTCCTGTTCCACATAGTTCACTTTGGCTTTTTCCTAAGTCAAACTTCTCTAACTTTGACCAAGTTTGTGGGGAAACACCCTAACATTTACAACATCCAATTAGTTTCACTAAATCCACCAGGAAATATGTGTTGGGATTGTATTTATTTGGTACTAAGGATGTTAacatattttttctaaaaacTTGGTCGAAGTTAGAGCATAGAgcagtttgacttaggacaaaactAAAgtgaactaaaatttgaaatggagggagtatccACTAAGCCTGCTTGGGGTTTTGGGTTGGACCCTGTGGGTCGAACAAAAGCACTAACAAGCCGTGGCTCGTCTTGTCTGTCACTGCCGTCGCGCTGGCCATCCGCTTCTCTGCTAGCCTCTCAGCAACTGACCGCCTCAGGGGCATCCTGCTGCCACCCTCTCTAACGCAGCCATACTTGGAATCAGAGCAGAAATTCCTGGACATATTGGAAGCGCGTATGATGATGAAACTCTAGTCTCCAGTATTGAGCTACTGGAGCGAAATAGATGCCATCGAAGAGATGAGCAAGAGCTGCATGCTCTCAGCCTATCACTGCGCTACCGAAGATGAACTTGCAATGCTCAAGGATCAAGAAGCATTAGTAGAATTTTGTCCAATCAAGGACAACAATGCAAATTGAGCGAAATCCAACTTGGAGAAGAAAGATATTGTCATGTCTGAATCAAGAGTGCATGGACAATGAATACGATAGGAGGCAGGAGCCAAGGCCGATGTATGAGGCAGGGGCATGCAGTGATGAATGAATCTTGGTCGGAATCGCAGCCGTGGACCCATCAAGTTGTGAGTTTCAACTTCTCCACAAACGTGACTTTGCATGGTGTGGGAAGGAATCAAGGATTGAATGCCTCGCGACCAAGGCGGTAGTGCCTTCTGGTCAGATCTGGGACTGGGCACCTACATTTCAAGGTAGAGTGTGCAGCATGGAGCGGTTCCTGGGCACTAGAGTTCTAGAACAGCAGTGACTCACCATGGAGGCTGCATCTGTGGAGACAATGGTGAGGTGGGCAAAGCACAGGACGCAAAGCATGAACTCGATGGAGAGCGGCCCTTAAGGGCACGACAATGAGGAGGCAGGAAGGAGGAAGGAGAACGATAAGGATTCTGGCAGAGCAACAAGCTGAGGTCAGCGGCACGCGTATGGGGATGATACAAAACCTAGAGGGTAACCCAAAGACCCATAGCGTCATACCCAATTTGACACCACAAATCAGTGGGTGATAGTTGTGATGGTTGCTGGGCCGATCCAATCCAATCTGCATCCCTTCTTAGCTGTATAGTTATTGGCTACTCTATACTTCCATTTATGTGAAACATTGTTTCCAGTTATTATTTGTTTGTACATCACTTTATCAGCTTTCTTTAGCCAATACCCATTCCCAGAAATTTAACTAACAGAAAGAATATGATGTTCTAGACTCTTAACTGCGATCTGTAATGAGCTATGTTGTTCCAATATGCACATGATCTTTGCTGTTCTGTATCCAATGAAGTTTAAAGTCCATTTGTCATCAATGTAAAAATCATTTCCTTCGATGCACGTAGAGGCtgaaaatttgaaatgaactccCAATGGACCCATAAGGAACACTTTTCTGATTTATTTTGTCAGAGAAACAACCCCTTCAAATTGGAAAGTACTTTCTGTTTGCTGTACCATTATGCTAGCCTTTAGGTTTATTACTAACTACTCATCTGTGCTTTTCTATTTCAGCATCTATGTTATCGACTTAGGATCAGTTCATGGCACATTTGTTGCAAATGAGAGATTAACGAAAGACAATCCTGTTGAACTTGAAGTTGGACAGTCACTTCGCTTTGCTGCATCAACCAGAATCTATATACTGCGAAAGAACACAGCTGCACTATTCCCAACTCCTAGCCTTCCATCAGATGTCAGTTTACCATCTCCTCCAGACCCCAACGATGAAGATGCTGTTGTGGCATACAATACAATACTTAACCGATATGGTAGTAGTAAATCTGACCTATCGTCCAGTTCCAAAGATTCATCAGGAGGTGCCTCTGGTGCAAATGATGATAACCATACAGTTGAAAGGCCCTTAAAGAGAAGTAAAAAGTTGAGAGTATCCTTTAGAGATCAGGTTGGAGGAGAACTTATCCAAGTGGTCGGCATTTCAGATGGTGCAGATGTTGAAACTGAACCAGGCCCTATAGGTGTGAAGGAAGGTACCCTTGTTGGGAAGTATGAATCTCTTGTAAAGGTTACTGTCATACCGAAAGGAAAGGAGCAAATTTCACCAAAAGGAAGTACCTCCCCAAGTGGGGTAACGGATAAGCTACAAGAGGTTCTTAAAAAAGTTAAGAGCACAACAAGAAGTGGAATTTATGATGACCTTTATGGGGATTCTATTCAAGCAAAAGTGGGCTCTTCTTGGGCATACAAATCAGATCATCAGTCAGATAAAGACAAAGCTGTTGAGAAGACACATAGCTCGAATTTGAACATGAACTCAGCTGATGATAGTGATGACTTGTTTGGTGACTCATGATCCAGCATTTTCAACAAACAACCAGATGGATTTTCAGAAATTCATGGAGGAGTTGTTTTGTTTATCAGGGGTATTTTTCTCAGTTCGACATGGTTATACCCTGCTGCAAATCAAGGTATGTTCTTTTGCTTAATGTTAGGAGCTTAGGACATGCTTCTTATGGTGATGCTCATGGTGAGTTTAACCTTGTTTACCTTTTTATTTTCTTAATCACCTTGGTGACGTTTGACCTCCCTTGTTTCTTTTACTCAACCTGCTGTTATAAGACCTTTTCTTGTTCATGATATTTTACTTGTTGAAATGTTCTAATGCGCTGCCTTGTGATGATCTCCTTGGGTTTTCACGAATTTAAAGTTGGAAATGAAAAGATGGGGCTTTGTGTTTGCATCCTGGAGATTTTCTGTGTTGTTTCTTCTTAATATACGACATGCAACTCTCCTGCATTGTAAGCCATCGAGGGGGAAAGAATTTCTGCATTGTTAGACCATGTTCGCGTTGATCCTGATTCCCATCAGTTAGATAATAAATTTCATGGCAACCCAACCATTCCTTCTATTTTATGATGCTTTTTGCTTTGGGTGATGGCTTGTGGTTGGAAAACATGTTGATTAGTAGTGTCCTATCTTTATGCAAAGTAATTCCCTTGCTGCATGTGGTTGCTTCATTCTGTAagattaattttattttatgATCAGATCCAGGTCGTGAAAATAcaaaataaggtgaaattttacTTTTCTAGTTTGCTTGGACCAAAATTTTGTAAGCATGTTATACAGGTAGTTCAGGAGGAAATTATCATAGTGATAGTTAGCGAGCCTATAATTTTAAATGTAAAACAGAACAAATAAGaattttttttggaaaagaACAAATAAGAATGG
The Panicum hallii strain FIL2 chromosome 6, PHallii_v3.1, whole genome shotgun sequence genome window above contains:
- the LOC112896344 gene encoding protein phosphatase 1 regulatory inhibitor subunit PPP1R8 homolog, which produces MYRGGLDRFKKAQTLEPFSVQSGSGTKNAPAAARTAKAPPAPLTVPQNSNFVSGQNHQSPQGASSRVAGQDGVAPGHVGTQVGGGQSTWQPPDWAIEPRPGVYYLDVLKDGEVIDRINLDKRRHIFGRQVPACDFVLDHQSVSRQHAAVIPHRNGSIYVIDLGSVHGTFVANERLTKDNPVELEVGQSLRFAASTRIYILRKNTAALFPTPSLPSDVSLPSPPDPNDEDAVVAYNTILNRYGSSKSDLSSSSKDSSGGASGANDDNHTVERPLKRSKKLRVSFRDQVGGELIQVVGISDGADVETEPGPIGVKEGTLVGKYESLVKVTVIPKGKEQISPKGSTSPSGVTDKLQEVLKKVKSTTRSGIYDDLYGDSIQAKVGSSWAYKSDHQSDKDKAVEKTHSSNLNMNSADDSDDLFGDS